CTTGCGCCATTCGGTTCGAAGCGAAGGGGTTGGCATATGACCACAACATATTGCGCTATGGTTTCTATTGACGCACAATAATATTTCTGGCATAAGCATTATTTAGACTAAGGTGTCCATAACTTTGGGTGCCGAATAGAGGCGTATTTTTTAATCATTGTTGAACGGCAACGGGCGGTTTTTCCCCTACGGATCGGGGTTCGTTGCCTTTTAAGGAAAGGAGGACTCCCGGATGAAAACGCTTATAAACTTCAACAAGCGCTCGTGGGTAACGCTGTTTGTTTCTCTATCCTTCTTGTCTCTGATTTCGCTTTCGGCCCTTTGCCCATCTGCCTCAGCGACTTCGGCGGAGGAAGGAACGCCATCCGGCGCCGGGATGCAGGCGGCTTCGGCAGCGACTACCATCTTGTACTTTCCGCTCAAGGCGGCCTTTGCGCTTTGCGGCAGTGTTGTGGGCGGACTGACCTACGTCTTCACGGCTGGTGACGTACCTGCAGCCCAGAGTGTTTGGGAGACCAGCATGTATGGTACCTATGCGATCACACCGGATCATTTACGGGGAGATCGGCCGGTTAATTTCCTTGGTGAACGGCAAAGAGCCGATAGCGGTTCATTCACCTCCGATCAAGGCCTCTATACGGAGGAAACGATCAAATGATCGGAAGCCGCTCGGCTTTATCCTTCGAAAAACAGTGTTAGCAGCCAAAAGTATGCTGCCCCGCAGGCCACCAGGGCCGCACAGGGGGGCAGCATGTGCCGGTAGACCGCTGTCAGCGATGTATGGAAATATTCATTGGATAATAGCAGGCAAAGATGCAGTGGCGAAAAGAGTACGCCGATAAATCCGCTGGTTAACGCCAACATCATATAGGGCAGCATCAGGTGCGTTTCGCCCAGCGTTTGAATCAGGGAAATCAAAATGGGGAAGGTCGTACCTACAAAGGCGATGGTGATGCCGGCGACGATACCTACCAGAAAAGGTAGCATTGTGGTAATAAGAAGCAGGGGAATATGCCAGTGAATGAATTCTCGGCTCACCTGCTCAACAGCCCGGCAGTCCTCCAGCGCGCCTTTAAACACCAAAATGGCAACCACCATATAAAAAATGCGCAACAATTCCTTGCTGCCGAGAATTTCCCTTTGCGATGCCGCATTCATGCAATTTACCCACCACGTCCAGGCGACTGCCAGCATGAGGGCGAAAATCAGGCCGGTTTCTTTGGCGATAGTTAACCCTTCCCGCTCAAACACCGGTGTCAGCATATTGCCGATAAATAAGCCGGGAATGACAACTATCAAAATAGGTGCCAGTTCCTTAAAAAATAGGCCGAGTTTTGCCTTTTCGGTTGGTTTTTTTTCTCCGAGCTGGTTATTTTTCCGAATCATGCCCCTTAAGGGATAGTACCCGGCGGCTATGGCTACCAGGGTTAATGGAAAGAGAAAAAAAACGAAACGCCATAAATCTAGTGATGCCAGGGCCGTGGTCAACAACACACCCGGATAAAGCGGCCACCAGTATTCCCAGATGTGCCGAAACCAGTAGTTGACATAGCTAAGTTGAGATCCGCGCAGGTGATGCCGCGCACCGATGGTGTTGACCATGGGTGCTGAAAAAATCGCGCCGCCCGGCATGGGCAGAAGACCGATAAGTGCCGGGAAAATGATGATATTAAACCCTTCATGGGCGACCAGTCCTTTAAAGCTGTCCAATAACCGTTTCATATGACCGGATTTTTCCATGCTGTGGCTCAACACCAATATCAGAGAAACCACAATGGACAAACTCAACGTTTTAAGGTCAATCAGAGCATGAAATGCCGACACGATTATAGCGGTCGGATATTGGCCGAAAAAAAGGCCCAATAAAACAGCGCCCGCCATGAACGCATTGCCCAGGGTCAGCTTAAAGCGCATAGCCGCCAGCATGAAGATAAAAACGATCAATAATTTGATAAGTGCCGGAATGTTCATGATAAGGAGCTTCTTCTGTAACTAAAGGTTATGCGCCATGTGCGCGGCAATGTGCTCGCCGATGGTCACTGAAAAAAAATCCTTGGCGCTACCGCAATTAATAGAGATCTCAAGATATCCGCGGCTGCCGATGACAGCTAACGGGTAACCCGTAGAAACATCCGAATAGGATTTCGACAAACCGGCTATGTTCGTTTTTCCGATACGAATGAATATCTGCGAGTGCATTTTGGGAAAATGGGTTTTTAAGTGTTCTTTGCTGATATTGGTAATCAGGTTGCCGAACCGGTCCATGTCGATAATCGTGCCGATCAACTCACCGGTTTCGAACAAGACGGGTTCGGGAATTTCAAGACGGACGGCCTCGGCGGGAGCAATGCAGGGGCCGAGCAAACGAATATTTCCTCCCTCCGATAGATAGGCGGCAATCGGCGCAAATATGTCCCGGCCGTGAAAGGTTCGGCTGACGGGTTCAAGGAAAAGCGCATGGTTTTCAACCAGCATGGCATTGGAAACCGTTACCTTGTTCAACACCGGGGTCAACACCCCGTTGTTCGGCGCCAGAAAAAAAAAGCCGGCTGCTTCAACAGCGATAATAGCGCGATTGCCCCCCACGCCGGGGTCCACGACAACGGTATGAACAGTTCCCTTGGGGAAATAAGCGTAAGCCGAATCAAGAAGGAATGCGGCTTGAAGAAGGTTGTGCGGTAACACCCGGTGGGAAATATCAACGATGCGAGCCGAAGGGGCTTTGGAAAGAATGACCCCCTTCATGATGCCCACATAGGCGTCATCGAACCCGAAATCAGTTAAGAGTGTAATAACCGCCATGGACTAAAACATCTTTTTCTGGTCCTGCGTGCGCTGATAACAGAGCCCCAAATGTTTGTAAGCGGCTTCAGCTGCTTTTCTGCCGGAAGAGGTGCGCACGATCAGTCCGATTTTCAGCAGATACGGCTCCACGACGTCCACCAGGGTATCGGTTTCTTCCTGAAGGGTGGCGGCAATGGCTTCGATACCTACCGGCCCCCCGTGGTAAAAATCGATGATGGTTTGAATGTATCGCCGATCCAGTCGGGTAAGCCCCTTTTCATCCACCCCTTCGAGCGACAGCGCAGCGGATACGGTCTCGGGGGTGATGGTGCCGTCGCTTCTGACCTGAGCAAAATCCCGAACCCGTTTTAACAGACGGTTGACGATTCGGGGGGTTCCTCTGCACCGTCTGGCCAGCTCGCCGGCGGATATCTGGTCGATGGTTGTTTCAAGCAGGGCTGCGGAACGTTGCGTGATGGTAACAAGATCTTTTTCTTCGTAAAAATCAAGACTTCTGAATAGGCCGAACCGATCCCGAAGAGGCGCGGACAAAAGTCCCACACGGGTTGTGGCACCGACAAGGGTAAAGCGCCGCAACTGATACCGGTGGCTTCGGGCGTGTACGCCTTTATCAAAGACAAAATCGACGGCAAAGTCTTCCATGGCGGGGTATAAAAATTCTTCCACGGCCTTAGGTGTTCGATGGATTTCATCAATAAAAAGGACGTCTCCTTCTTCCAGATGCGTCAAAATGCCGATCAGGTCCCCGCCTTTTTCAAGGGCAGGGCCAGAGGTAATCGTAAGCCGGCTGCCCATTTCATTGGCGATAATATGAGCGAGGGTGGTTTTCCCGAGGCCGGGCGGGCCGTGAAACAGGACGTGATCCAACGGCTCTTTTCGTTTCAGCGCGGCCTCTATGGCGATGTTGAGTGTTTCCACCACGGCGTCCTGGCCGATATACTCCGAGAGGCGCTCTGGCCTCAGGGACAAAATTTCAGATTCCATGTCCGCAGGCAGGCACTGGCCGGAAAGAAGGCCTCTGGGGTCGGTGGAATAGGTCAGAAAATCATCGCTCATGCCGATTTTTCTCCTCGATACACTTCATCGAACAGCTCCTCCGGGCTGGATAAGTCCGGGTTCCGGGCAAAGGCATCCGTGATCATCTTTTTCGCATCGGCGGGCCGGTGCCCGAGTTGTTCGATGAGCACCGCCATAACCGGATCCACAATGCTTGATTGCTTTGGGGGCGGCGAGGCATTCGGAATAGGTGCGGGCACGGCAAACCGGTCCAGTTTACCCCGAAGGCTGGCAATTATTTTCTGGGCGGTTCTGCCGCCGATGCCTTTTAATTTGTTTAACTGGGGCGTGTCGTTTGCCTCGATGGCACGCGCAATTTCCGAAACCGGCAGGGTGAGCGCTTTTAATGCCTTTAAGGGTCCGATGTCTTCAACAGAGATAAAAAGCTGGAAAAACTCCTTTTCAATTTCGTCATTGAACCCGATCAGTACCGGTTTGGGCTGGCGTTCGGTCTGATGAAAATAAATAAAAAAGGATAAGGGGTCATTGGCGGCTTTGCCGGAAATAGATTCCATCACCATGGGGGGAAGCAAAATTTCATAGCCCACCTGATTGGCCAGCAATAAAATGCGGTCGGTTTCTTTTTTCAGCAACGTTCCCTGAATATATCCGATCATGCGTTTCGGTGGTATCCGTTCAGTCTATCGCCTGATACCGATACAACCCGATCAGTGCGATGGCCAGGGCGTCTGAGGCATGAAAAGGGCGAATCGGTGTTTGACAGTTTAGAGCATGTCGCACGGCTGCTTCCAGCTGCTCCTTACCGGCATTCCCGTTGCCTGTCAATACCTGCTTGATTTCGCGGACCGCCACTTCGTGGACGGGAATGGCAGCCTGGCTTGCCGCCAGAAGCACGACGCCGGTTACCTTCCCCAGCATGATGCCCGATTTCGGGTATTTTCCGAGAGAAAAAATATCCTCCACAATCATCATATCCGGGGATTCATTTTTAATGATGGCAATCAGCTTGGAAAAGATGTGGTGCAGGCGTTTGGCGGTTGCGTGGCCGGATGCGGTGGAAATGCTGCCGTAGGCGTAACGTTCGACGTGAAGCCCGCGGCCACTGATAATACCGATACCGGTAGCGGCCAGACCCGGGTCAATACCGATGATTTTAACCATCCCATTTCTCGGTGAGCATTGGTGCCAATCCGAAAACCCGGAGTATCGAGAATTAATTGAACGTATCCAGTTTATCCTTGGCGATTTTTGCTTCGTTGGATGTCGGATATTTCTTGATTATTTCCTTTAGGATAAGGCGAGCATTGGCTTTTTCGTTCAGATTGAAAAACGATAACCCCTGTTTTAACAGTGCCGATGGGATTTTGTTGCCGTCCGGGTAAGTCTCGATGACCTTCTGGTATTCCATAATTGCTTTTTCATACCATTTTTCGCGGTAATAAGACTCACCGATCCAGAACTGCGCGTTATCCGCATTGGCGGAGTTGGGAAAGCGTTTTAAGAAGTCAGCAAAACTTGCCCGTGAGGCTTCAAATTCGCCCCTATCCAAGGCTTGCTTGGATGTATTATAGAGTTCTGTTTCAGATAAATCCTTTTTTGCCGATTCTGGAGGGGCAGTTTTTTCCGGGATAGCCACAACAGGTGGCTTTTTGCCAGCCACCGGGGATTCAAGATCCATATACTGCTCAAGCTGCAGGATTCGATCTTCTAACTGGCTCACACGGCTATCTTCTGCCTGAGGGCCTGCTGAAACGTTTGGACGTCCTTTTTGAATAGAATGTTCTACCTCTTCAACTTTCCCTTTAACGATTTGAATTTCTCTGCGCAACTCCTCTACCGTTGCATTGAGCTCGGCATAGTTGTCATCCAGTTTTGTTTGCTGGAGAGAGTTGCGGTTGGCTTCTGATTCTTTAAGCGCGGCAACAAGGGCCGCGTTGTTCATTTCCAACGTTGTAACCCGTTGGTGAAGGTTGGAAACTCGATTTGGCGAAACACACCCAAGAACTCCGGCAATGAAAAAAAAACATATCCCATACTTGAATTTCATGGCAAATATTACCTGTAGCCGTGTTAGCGTATCATCGAGAAAAGACTTTTACCCGGCACTTTGTTCCCCTTGGTCGAGGCGGAAATCTTTGCGATATATCGCACATCCGGGCTGTGATCAGCCGGAAAGCCGGGCTGCCGGTTTATGAATCGCCGGCAGCCGGTTTTCCGATTGTTTTTAACTTACTTATTATGGCAGCACAAAATGGGCGCGCCGGTTTTTTGCCCAGGCGGCTTCATTATGATCCGGATCAACGGGACGTTCTTCACCATAACTGATGGCGGACATTCGGGAGTCTGCAATTCCCATATTTACCAAAAAGCTCTTGGCACTATTGGCCCGACGATCGCCCAATGCCAAGTTGTAGGCATTGGTGCCGCGTTCATCGCAGTGGCCTTCAATGGTCGTTGAGGCGTCCGGATTTGCGGCAAGCCACTGAGCCTTTTCTTTCAAAATGGCTTGAGCGTCCATGGACAGCGCAGCGCTGTCAAACGCGAAATAAACATCTTCGTTCTCAAATTTCTGTCGGGCTTCCATTTTGGCTTGTTCCGCATTCCGAAGGGCTTCTTCGCGCATACGGGCTTCTTCAGCCAACCGTCTTTGCCGTTCCAATTCCGCCTCATCGACGGCTGAGCTGGTAGTCATTCCCGTGTCCTGTTTCACGGCTTTTTTGCTGCATGCGACCGTTGTCAACAATCCCGGAATAATCAACAGCAACAACAAACATCTCC
This Desulfobacterales bacterium DNA region includes the following protein-coding sequences:
- the pal gene encoding peptidoglycan-associated lipoprotein Pal; protein product: MNTKIWRCLLLLLIIPGLLTTVACSKKAVKQDTGMTTSSAVDEAELERQRRLAEEARMREEALRNAEQAKMEARQKFENEDVYFAFDSAALSMDAQAILKEKAQWLAANPDASTTIEGHCDERGTNAYNLALGDRRANSAKSFLVNMGIADSRMSAISYGEERPVDPDHNEAAWAKNRRAHFVLP
- the ruvB gene encoding Holliday junction branch migration DNA helicase RuvB, with amino-acid sequence MSDDFLTYSTDPRGLLSGQCLPADMESEILSLRPERLSEYIGQDAVVETLNIAIEAALKRKEPLDHVLFHGPPGLGKTTLAHIIANEMGSRLTITSGPALEKGGDLIGILTHLEEGDVLFIDEIHRTPKAVEEFLYPAMEDFAVDFVFDKGVHARSHRYQLRRFTLVGATTRVGLLSAPLRDRFGLFRSLDFYEEKDLVTITQRSAALLETTIDQISAGELARRCRGTPRIVNRLLKRVRDFAQVRSDGTITPETVSAALSLEGVDEKGLTRLDRRYIQTIIDFYHGGPVGIEAIAATLQEETDTLVDVVEPYLLKIGLIVRTSSGRKAAEAAYKHLGLCYQRTQDQKKMF
- a CDS encoding crossover junction endodeoxyribonuclease RuvC, with translation MVKIIGIDPGLAATGIGIISGRGLHVERYAYGSISTASGHATAKRLHHIFSKLIAIIKNESPDMMIVEDIFSLGKYPKSGIMLGKVTGVVLLAASQAAIPVHEVAVREIKQVLTGNGNAGKEQLEAAVRHALNCQTPIRPFHASDALAIALIGLYRYQAID
- the ybgF gene encoding tol-pal system protein YbgF, whose product is MKFKYGICFFFIAGVLGCVSPNRVSNLHQRVTTLEMNNAALVAALKESEANRNSLQQTKLDDNYAELNATVEELRREIQIVKGKVEEVEHSIQKGRPNVSAGPQAEDSRVSQLEDRILQLEQYMDLESPVAGKKPPVVAIPEKTAPPESAKKDLSETELYNTSKQALDRGEFEASRASFADFLKRFPNSANADNAQFWIGESYYREKWYEKAIMEYQKVIETYPDGNKIPSALLKQGLSFFNLNEKANARLILKEIIKKYPTSNEAKIAKDKLDTFN
- the ruvA gene encoding Holliday junction branch migration protein RuvA — protein: MIGYIQGTLLKKETDRILLLANQVGYEILLPPMVMESISGKAANDPLSFFIYFHQTERQPKPVLIGFNDEIEKEFFQLFISVEDIGPLKALKALTLPVSEIARAIEANDTPQLNKLKGIGGRTAQKIIASLRGKLDRFAVPAPIPNASPPPKQSSIVDPVMAVLIEQLGHRPADAKKMITDAFARNPDLSSPEELFDEVYRGEKSA
- a CDS encoding DUF401 family protein, translating into MNIPALIKLLIVFIFMLAAMRFKLTLGNAFMAGAVLLGLFFGQYPTAIIVSAFHALIDLKTLSLSIVVSLILVLSHSMEKSGHMKRLLDSFKGLVAHEGFNIIIFPALIGLLPMPGGAIFSAPMVNTIGARHHLRGSQLSYVNYWFRHIWEYWWPLYPGVLLTTALASLDLWRFVFFLFPLTLVAIAAGYYPLRGMIRKNNQLGEKKPTEKAKLGLFFKELAPILIVVIPGLFIGNMLTPVFEREGLTIAKETGLIFALMLAVAWTWWVNCMNAASQREILGSKELLRIFYMVVAILVFKGALEDCRAVEQVSREFIHWHIPLLLITTMLPFLVGIVAGITIAFVGTTFPILISLIQTLGETHLMLPYMMLALTSGFIGVLFSPLHLCLLLSNEYFHTSLTAVYRHMLPPCAALVACGAAYFWLLTLFFEG
- a CDS encoding SAM-dependent chlorinase/fluorinase, whose product is MAVITLLTDFGFDDAYVGIMKGVILSKAPSARIVDISHRVLPHNLLQAAFLLDSAYAYFPKGTVHTVVVDPGVGGNRAIIAVEAAGFFFLAPNNGVLTPVLNKVTVSNAMLVENHALFLEPVSRTFHGRDIFAPIAAYLSEGGNIRLLGPCIAPAEAVRLEIPEPVLFETGELIGTIIDMDRFGNLITNISKEHLKTHFPKMHSQIFIRIGKTNIAGLSKSYSDVSTGYPLAVIGSRGYLEISINCGSAKDFFSVTIGEHIAAHMAHNL